The Tardiphaga alba genome includes a window with the following:
- a CDS encoding glutathione S-transferase family protein, translated as MLTVHHLNNSRSQRVLWLLEELGVPYEIVRYQRQPNMLAPKELRAIHPLGKSPVITDNGNTVAESGAIVEYLVKTYGNGRLIPPDNTPERLRYTYWLHYAEGSAMTPLLLKLIFGLLPKRAPLLIRPIVNAVSAKALATLVTPQLRQHMAFWESELGKSEWFAGNEFTAADIQMSFALEAASARGGLESGHPKAMAWLARIHARPAYQRALEIGGPYEIGK; from the coding sequence ATGCTCACGGTCCATCACCTCAACAATTCCCGCTCGCAGCGCGTGCTGTGGCTGCTCGAAGAACTGGGCGTCCCTTACGAGATCGTGCGTTACCAGCGGCAGCCGAACATGCTGGCGCCGAAGGAGCTTCGCGCCATCCATCCGCTCGGCAAGTCGCCGGTCATCACCGACAATGGCAATACGGTCGCGGAATCCGGTGCCATCGTCGAATATCTCGTGAAGACCTACGGCAATGGCCGGCTGATCCCGCCGGACAATACGCCAGAGCGTCTGCGCTACACATACTGGCTGCATTACGCCGAAGGCTCGGCGATGACGCCGTTATTGCTGAAGCTGATCTTCGGCCTGTTGCCGAAGCGCGCGCCGTTGCTGATCCGCCCGATCGTCAATGCCGTGTCAGCGAAAGCGCTGGCGACATTGGTGACGCCGCAGTTGAGGCAACACATGGCGTTTTGGGAAAGCGAACTCGGCAAGAGCGAATGGTTTGCCGGCAACGAATTCACCGCGGCCGATATCCAGATGAGCTTTGCCCTCGAAGCAGCAAGCGCGCGCGGCGGCCTGGAGAGCGGTCATCCCAAGGCGATGGCATGGCTCGCCAGGATTCACGCGCGGCCCGCCTATCAACGCGCGCTGGAAATCGGCGGGCCGTATGAGATCGGCAAGTAA
- the purH gene encoding bifunctional phosphoribosylaminoimidazolecarboxamide formyltransferase/IMP cyclohydrolase — translation MTDHPRKVTRALLSVSDKSGLIEFARALSAHGVDLVSTGGTAKAIAAAGLKVSDVSDLTGFPEMMDGRVKTLHPKVHGGLLAIRDNAEHKKAMTDHGIQQIDLLVVNLYPFEETVAKNASWEDCIENIDIGGPAMIRAASKNHDDVTVVVEPSDYQSVLDELATNKGATTQTLRRRLAAKAYARTAAYDAAISNWFAEQLKTDAPDFRAVGGKLVEALRYGENPHQTAAFYRTPELRPGVASARQVQGKQLSYNNINDTDAAYEAIAEFDPKRTAACVIVKHANPCGVAEGSNLVEAYRKALACDSTSAFGGIVALNQTLDAETAKVITEIFTEVIVAPDATDEAIAIVAAKKNLRLLLAGSLPDPRAGGFTAKTVAGGLLVQSRDNAVVDDMTLKVVTKRQPTEAELRDLKFAFRVAKHIKSNTIVYAKDLATVGVGAGQMSRVDSARIAARKAQDAAAEMKLKEPMTKGSVVASDAFFPFADGLLVAIEAGATAVIQPGGSVRDDEVIKAADDAGIAMVFTGTRHFKH, via the coding sequence ATGACCGACCATCCGCGCAAGGTCACTCGCGCTCTCTTGTCCGTTTCCGATAAGTCCGGACTGATCGAATTCGCCCGCGCGCTGTCCGCGCATGGCGTCGATCTCGTCTCCACCGGCGGCACCGCCAAGGCGATCGCTGCGGCAGGCCTGAAAGTGTCCGACGTTTCCGACCTCACCGGCTTCCCGGAAATGATGGATGGCCGCGTCAAGACGCTGCATCCCAAGGTCCATGGCGGCCTGCTCGCGATCCGCGACAATGCCGAGCACAAGAAGGCCATGACCGATCACGGCATCCAGCAGATCGATCTGCTGGTGGTGAATCTCTATCCGTTTGAAGAGACCGTCGCGAAGAACGCGTCGTGGGAAGATTGCATCGAGAATATCGATATCGGCGGCCCCGCAATGATCCGCGCCGCCTCGAAGAACCATGACGACGTCACCGTCGTGGTCGAGCCGTCCGACTATCAGTCGGTGCTCGACGAACTCGCCACCAACAAGGGCGCGACCACGCAGACGCTGCGTCGCCGCCTGGCTGCCAAGGCCTATGCGCGCACCGCCGCTTACGATGCCGCGATCTCCAACTGGTTTGCCGAGCAGCTGAAGACCGACGCGCCGGATTTCCGCGCCGTCGGCGGCAAGCTCGTGGAAGCGCTGCGCTATGGCGAGAACCCGCACCAGACCGCCGCCTTCTATCGCACCCCGGAACTGCGCCCCGGCGTTGCCTCGGCGCGGCAGGTGCAGGGCAAGCAGCTCTCCTACAACAACATCAACGACACCGACGCGGCCTATGAGGCCATCGCCGAGTTCGATCCGAAGCGCACCGCGGCGTGCGTCATCGTCAAGCACGCCAATCCCTGCGGCGTGGCCGAAGGCAGCAATCTCGTCGAAGCCTACCGCAAGGCATTGGCCTGCGATTCCACCTCGGCGTTCGGCGGCATCGTCGCGCTGAACCAGACGCTGGATGCGGAGACCGCCAAGGTGATCACCGAGATCTTCACCGAAGTGATCGTGGCACCGGATGCGACCGACGAAGCCATCGCCATCGTCGCTGCGAAGAAGAATCTGCGCCTGCTGCTGGCGGGCAGCCTGCCCGATCCGCGCGCGGGCGGTTTCACCGCGAAGACCGTCGCCGGTGGCCTGCTGGTGCAGAGCCGTGACAATGCCGTCGTCGATGACATGACGCTCAAGGTCGTGACCAAGCGCCAGCCGACCGAAGCCGAACTGCGCGATCTCAAATTCGCGTTCCGTGTCGCCAAGCACATCAAGTCGAACACGATTGTCTATGCAAAGGACCTCGCCACCGTCGGCGTCGGCGCCGGCCAGATGAGCCGCGTCGACTCGGCGCGCATCGCTGCCCGCAAGGCGCAGGATGCGGCGGCGGAGATGAAGCTCAAGGAGCCGATGACCAAGGGTTCGGTGGTCGCCTCCGACGCGTTCTTCCCATTCGCGGATGGTTTGCTGGTGGCGATTGAGGCTGGTGCGACCGCGGTGATCCAGCCGGGTGGCTCGGTGCGCGATGATGAAGTGATCAAGGCGGCAGATGACGCCGGGATCGCCATGGTGTTCACGGGCACACGACACTTCAAGCACTAA
- a CDS encoding DUF1674 domain-containing protein: MNDKPDHSIVPEPALEKILSPAAKRALAEAEERRAAAAAPKPSAKELQGPDGPEPTRFGDWERKGIASDF, encoded by the coding sequence ATGAACGACAAACCAGATCACTCCATCGTGCCCGAGCCGGCGCTGGAAAAAATACTGTCCCCCGCTGCGAAACGCGCTCTCGCAGAGGCCGAAGAGCGCCGTGCCGCAGCCGCTGCGCCGAAGCCCAGCGCGAAGGAACTGCAAGGACCGGATGGACCCGAGCCGACCCGCTTCGGCGACTGGGAACGCAAAGGCATCGCGTCGGATTTCTGA
- a CDS encoding Kelch repeat-containing protein: MDRRSFVLGAAAAVASATAAHAQHAGHHPALPAAPSSPEPYAKLQGGVPHHMTPEQEAQRVTDSPAPKGPPGKWQPRAALPLPRSEMAWATAWADRMHIVGGYGEGRVDRPYHHVYDAAKDQWFNAAPLPRGANHVSVAADNGRVYALGGFMQQNRGSDHNTYAYDVAADRWDSIAPLPRPRGAGAAVALNGKIHLIGGASEPAAERASVSWHEVYDPKTDKWETRKPLPGARDHVGCVAYGGVIHVIGGRFNTFEYNTDLHHVYLPERDTWELRKPLPVARSGHGLVIYRDRLFAMGGEAGVVRDGKITQAEVFGQMESYDPKTDSWQSHTPMLTPRHAVGATVIGDWIYVAGGGAVTGGAVQSAIHEAFTLG; encoded by the coding sequence ATGGATCGCCGTTCCTTTGTTCTCGGCGCCGCCGCTGCCGTCGCGAGCGCGACTGCGGCACATGCCCAGCATGCCGGCCACCACCCCGCACTCCCCGCCGCGCCATCCTCTCCCGAGCCCTACGCAAAGCTGCAAGGCGGTGTTCCGCATCACATGACGCCGGAGCAGGAGGCACAGCGCGTCACTGATAGTCCGGCACCGAAAGGCCCGCCCGGCAAATGGCAGCCACGTGCAGCACTGCCGCTGCCGCGCAGCGAAATGGCGTGGGCGACGGCCTGGGCCGATCGCATGCATATCGTCGGCGGCTATGGCGAAGGCCGCGTGGACCGGCCCTATCATCACGTCTATGACGCCGCGAAGGATCAGTGGTTCAACGCAGCACCACTGCCGCGTGGGGCCAATCACGTTTCGGTCGCAGCGGACAACGGCCGCGTCTATGCGCTCGGCGGCTTCATGCAGCAGAACCGCGGCTCTGATCACAACACTTACGCTTATGACGTTGCCGCCGATCGCTGGGACAGCATCGCGCCGCTGCCGCGTCCGCGTGGTGCGGGTGCAGCTGTGGCGCTGAACGGCAAGATCCATCTGATCGGCGGCGCATCGGAGCCCGCAGCCGAACGCGCCAGTGTGAGCTGGCACGAGGTCTATGACCCCAAGACCGACAAATGGGAGACACGAAAGCCGCTGCCCGGCGCGCGCGATCATGTCGGCTGCGTCGCTTATGGCGGCGTCATCCATGTCATCGGCGGGCGCTTCAACACCTTCGAATACAATACCGACCTGCATCACGTGTATCTGCCCGAGCGCGACACCTGGGAGCTGCGCAAGCCGCTGCCGGTGGCCCGCTCCGGCCATGGTCTCGTGATCTATCGCGACCGGCTGTTTGCGATGGGCGGCGAGGCCGGGGTGGTCCGCGACGGCAAGATCACCCAGGCAGAGGTGTTCGGGCAGATGGAGAGCTACGATCCGAAAACCGACAGCTGGCAGAGCCACACCCCGATGCTGACCCCGCGCCATGCGGTGGGCGCCACCGTGATCGGCGACTGGATCTATGTGGCCGGCGGCGGTGCCGTGACCGGTGGCGCCGTGCAATCGGCGATCCATGAGGCGTTTACGCTGGGGTGA
- a CDS encoding thermonuclease family protein, with product MPPASRIHHASPWRARLSRLWPWIFVLGMAVGSALPLKRWLPAVFHDETQAERDANAIVQRSGSRDDRHMVDVLYTIDGDTFSARVHLAEGDDLTARIRLRGIDAPELKGQCTTEIRLAEDATAALKRMLREGGVTIYNIGPDKYPGRVVASVATRRTPDVSAALLAGGFARSYGGGYRGGWCDK from the coding sequence ATGCCGCCAGCATCGCGCATCCATCATGCGTCGCCATGGCGGGCGCGCCTGTCGCGCCTGTGGCCGTGGATCTTTGTGCTTGGAATGGCCGTGGGCTCCGCGCTGCCATTGAAGCGCTGGCTGCCGGCGGTCTTTCATGACGAGACCCAGGCCGAGCGCGACGCGAATGCGATCGTGCAGAGATCTGGCAGCCGTGACGATCGCCATATGGTCGATGTGCTCTACACCATCGATGGCGACACATTTAGTGCACGCGTACATCTCGCTGAGGGCGACGACCTCACCGCGCGCATTCGCCTGCGCGGCATCGATGCTCCCGAGTTGAAGGGTCAGTGCACGACAGAGATTCGCCTCGCCGAAGACGCCACCGCCGCCTTGAAGCGAATGCTGAGGGAAGGCGGCGTGACGATCTATAATATCGGGCCGGACAAATATCCCGGGCGCGTGGTCGCGAGTGTTGCCACCCGCCGTACGCCAGACGTCTCGGCTGCCCTGCTCGCCGGCGGCTTCGCGCGCAGCTATGGCGGCGGTTATCGTGGTGGTTGGTGCGACAAATGA
- a CDS encoding MFS transporter, with amino-acid sequence MAVAAAPSSVAAIPTTYPPRRAVVSWMFFDWAAQPYFSLITTFVFAPYFATRVAADPATGQSLWGFATACAGLIIAFMSPVLGAIADASGRRKPWIAGFGTIFVIGACIMWIGKPGDPALILPLLIAYGFATIGVEFATVFNNAMMPTLVPPEKLGRLSGSGWALGYVGGILSLVVVLGFMAANPSSGKTLFGLTPILGLDPASFEGDRISGPLSGLWFIVFVLPMFLFTPDFPAKVSVGNAVRAGLTDLGHTLRELPKHKSIMAFLIANMIYTDGLVSLFAFGGIYAAGTFGWNTIQIGTFGIILAIAGTFGAFIGGKLDDAFGPKRVIAGALLLLLLAIVSILLIDKETILFMKVTPPQPNGGLFAAPAEKAYLLLGCLIGMAGGPLQAASRTLLIRLAPQDRIGQFFGLFALTGKVTSFMGPLLIGVVTAVTASQKAGMAVLVVFFVAGLGLLARVRQE; translated from the coding sequence ATGGCGGTCGCCGCCGCACCCTCGTCTGTCGCGGCCATTCCGACGACCTATCCACCGCGTCGCGCGGTGGTCAGCTGGATGTTCTTCGATTGGGCTGCGCAGCCCTATTTCAGCCTGATCACGACCTTCGTGTTCGCGCCCTATTTCGCCACCCGCGTGGCGGCTGATCCCGCGACGGGACAGTCGCTGTGGGGATTTGCCACCGCCTGTGCCGGCCTGATCATTGCGTTCATGTCGCCGGTGCTCGGCGCCATCGCGGACGCCAGCGGCCGTCGCAAGCCGTGGATCGCGGGCTTCGGCACCATCTTCGTCATCGGTGCCTGCATCATGTGGATCGGCAAGCCCGGTGATCCCGCGCTGATCCTGCCGCTGCTGATCGCCTATGGCTTTGCCACCATCGGTGTCGAATTCGCCACCGTGTTCAACAATGCGATGATGCCGACGCTGGTGCCGCCGGAAAAGCTCGGACGGCTGTCGGGCTCGGGCTGGGCGCTCGGTTATGTCGGCGGCATACTCAGCCTGGTCGTCGTCCTCGGCTTCATGGCCGCCAATCCATCGAGCGGCAAGACACTGTTCGGCCTGACGCCGATCCTTGGCCTCGATCCCGCGAGCTTTGAAGGCGACCGTATCTCGGGGCCGCTGTCCGGTCTGTGGTTCATCGTTTTCGTGCTGCCGATGTTTCTGTTTACGCCGGATTTCCCGGCCAAGGTCTCGGTGGGCAACGCCGTCCGCGCGGGCCTGACCGATCTCGGCCATACGCTGCGCGAACTGCCGAAGCACAAATCCATCATGGCGTTCCTGATCGCCAACATGATCTACACCGATGGCCTCGTCTCGCTCTTTGCCTTTGGCGGCATCTACGCGGCCGGGACATTCGGCTGGAACACGATCCAGATCGGCACGTTCGGAATCATCCTTGCCATTGCCGGCACCTTCGGTGCTTTCATTGGCGGCAAGCTCGACGATGCCTTCGGGCCGAAGCGCGTGATCGCCGGAGCGTTGTTGCTGCTGCTGCTGGCGATCGTGTCGATCCTGCTGATCGACAAGGAAACCATCCTGTTCATGAAGGTGACGCCGCCGCAGCCGAATGGCGGACTGTTCGCTGCACCGGCGGAGAAAGCCTATCTGCTGCTGGGCTGCCTGATCGGCATGGCGGGCGGGCCGTTGCAGGCGGCATCGCGCACATTGCTGATCCGGCTGGCGCCGCAGGATCGCATCGGCCAGTTCTTCGGATTGTTCGCGCTGACCGGGAAGGTCACGTCATTCATGGGCCCGCTGCTGATCGGCGTCGTCACCGCGGTGACGGCAAGCCAGAAGGCGGGGATGGCGGTGCTGGTGGTGTTCTTTGTGGCGGGGCTGGGACTGCTGGCAAGGGTGCGGCAGGAGTAG
- the ggt gene encoding gamma-glutamyltransferase — MKPFTFLRCACAAALAVILVSTEQTNAQQSRDNYIPAPLGTLKPVVAKHGMVVAQERLSAQVGADVMARGGNAIDAAVATGFAMAVTYPRAGNIGGGGFMVIHTAKGESTTIDYRETAPGKATRDMFLGPDGKPDIMKSRDSALGIGIPGTVAGLALALEKHGSGKFTLSDLLQPAIALARDGFVLTDDGADTLPDWHRRLARWPSSKPIFSRPDGTSLREGDKLIQTDLANTLTAIAAQGPRGFYEGPVAEKLVKGINEAGGIFTSDDLKTYQPVIREPVRGNYRGYDIVSMPLPSSGGTVLLETLNILEGFPLAELQQGSAPSLHLLIEAMKRAYADRARYLGDPAFVNAPIATLISKDYATKQRATIDPKRAVPWSDALTPKPPREGQNTTHYSVVDSAGNAVSNTYTLNFSYGMGLVPEGTGVLLNNELDDFTASPGASNAYGLVGYEANLPGPGKRPLSSMTPTIVLKDGKPVLVTGSPGGSRIISTTLQVIINTLDYKMDVMSAVSAPRLHHQWLPDDVRIENGFAEPVLDTLRAMGHKIVKPMGQTSANSIAMTADGLLGAPDPRTRGAAAIGH, encoded by the coding sequence ATGAAGCCTTTTACTTTCCTGCGTTGTGCATGCGCCGCAGCACTCGCAGTAATACTGGTCTCGACCGAGCAGACAAACGCGCAACAATCCCGCGACAACTATATTCCCGCACCGTTGGGGACGCTGAAGCCCGTTGTCGCGAAGCACGGCATGGTGGTGGCGCAGGAGCGCCTGTCGGCGCAGGTGGGCGCCGATGTGATGGCGCGCGGCGGCAATGCGATCGATGCGGCCGTGGCCACCGGCTTTGCCATGGCGGTCACTTATCCGCGCGCCGGAAATATCGGCGGTGGCGGGTTCATGGTCATCCATACGGCGAAGGGTGAAAGCACCACCATCGATTATCGCGAGACGGCGCCCGGCAAGGCCACGCGGGACATGTTTCTCGGCCCCGACGGCAAGCCGGATATCATGAAATCGCGCGACAGCGCACTCGGCATTGGCATCCCCGGCACGGTCGCCGGGCTTGCGCTGGCGTTGGAAAAACATGGCTCCGGCAAATTCACGCTGTCCGATCTCCTGCAGCCCGCCATCGCGCTCGCGCGCGACGGCTTCGTGCTGACGGATGATGGCGCCGACACATTGCCGGACTGGCATCGTCGCCTGGCGCGCTGGCCATCGAGCAAGCCGATCTTTTCGCGCCCTGACGGCACCTCGCTCCGCGAAGGCGACAAACTCATCCAGACCGATCTCGCCAATACGCTGACCGCCATCGCCGCGCAGGGGCCGCGCGGCTTCTATGAAGGGCCGGTCGCCGAGAAGCTCGTGAAAGGCATCAACGAAGCCGGCGGCATCTTCACGTCAGATGATCTCAAGACCTATCAGCCCGTGATCCGCGAGCCGGTGCGCGGCAACTATCGCGGCTACGACATCGTCTCGATGCCGCTGCCATCCTCCGGCGGCACGGTACTGCTGGAAACACTCAACATCCTCGAGGGCTTTCCGCTTGCTGAACTACAGCAGGGATCGGCGCCCTCGCTGCATCTGCTGATCGAGGCGATGAAACGCGCTTACGCCGATCGCGCGCGCTATCTCGGCGACCCCGCTTTCGTGAATGCACCGATCGCGACTTTGATCTCGAAAGACTATGCCACCAAGCAGCGTGCGACCATCGATCCCAAGCGCGCGGTGCCGTGGAGCGATGCATTGACGCCGAAGCCGCCGCGCGAAGGTCAGAACACGACGCATTATTCCGTCGTCGACAGCGCCGGCAATGCAGTGAGCAACACCTACACGCTGAATTTCAGTTATGGCATGGGCCTCGTGCCTGAAGGCACCGGCGTGCTGCTCAACAATGAGCTCGACGATTTCACCGCATCGCCTGGCGCATCCAATGCCTATGGTCTCGTCGGCTACGAGGCTAATCTGCCGGGCCCCGGCAAGCGCCCGCTCTCGTCGATGACCCCGACCATCGTGCTGAAGGACGGCAAACCGGTGCTGGTGACGGGATCGCCTGGCGGCAGCCGCATCATCTCGACCACGCTTCAGGTCATCATCAACACACTCGACTACAAGATGGATGTGATGTCTGCGGTGTCGGCGCCGCGGCTGCATCATCAATGGTTGCCCGATGACGTGCGGATCGAGAACGGATTTGCCGAGCCCGTGCTCGATACGCTCAGGGCGATGGGGCACAAGATCGTGAAACCGATGGGCCAGACCTCGGCGAATTCCATTGCCATGACGGCCGACGGCTTGCTCGGCGCGCCTGATCCACGCACACGCGGCGCTGCCGCCATCGGCCACTAG
- a CDS encoding DUF2239 family protein — MTTDATMIAPYTAFAGPKLLASGPLAEVAVAVKIATGGMTDPIIIFDNATGKSLDVDLRGSHREIVARLQPPTAAEPDAPAEPRGRGRPKLGVVAREITLLPRHWDWLAAQPGGASVALRKLVDEARRANGDRDRARKARDAAYHFMSTMAGDLPDFEEASRALFAADRRKFGELIAGWPDDIRDHIVRLAFTEHA; from the coding sequence ATGACGACTGACGCGACAATGATTGCTCCCTATACGGCCTTTGCCGGGCCCAAGCTGTTGGCATCTGGGCCATTGGCCGAGGTGGCTGTCGCCGTGAAGATCGCCACCGGCGGCATGACCGATCCCATCATCATTTTTGACAATGCCACGGGCAAGTCCCTCGACGTCGATCTCCGCGGCAGCCATCGCGAGATCGTCGCCCGGCTGCAGCCGCCGACGGCTGCCGAGCCCGATGCACCGGCCGAGCCACGCGGTCGCGGCCGACCCAAGCTCGGCGTGGTCGCCCGCGAGATCACGCTGCTGCCGCGGCACTGGGACTGGCTCGCCGCCCAGCCGGGTGGCGCCTCGGTGGCGTTGCGCAAGCTGGTCGACGAAGCCCGCCGCGCCAATGGCGACCGGGATCGTGCCCGCAAGGCACGCGACGCCGCCTATCACTTCATGTCCACCATGGCTGGCGATTTGCCCGATTTCGAGGAAGCCTCACGTGCGCTGTTTGCCGCCGATCGTCGCAAGTTCGGCGAACTGATCGCCGGATGGCCCGACGATATCCGCGATCACATCGTGCGGCTCGCTTTCACCGAGCACGCCTGA
- the acs gene encoding acetate--CoA ligase has protein sequence MSDKIYDVPSEWTSRAYLDDAKYKEMYARSISDSDGFWAEQAKRLDWTHAPTKIENTSYAPGNISIKWFEDGVLNAAYNCIDRHLPKRANQTAIIWEGDDPSQSKHITYQELHDEVAKMANVLRNRNVGKGDRVTIYLPMIPEAAYAMLACARIGAIHSVVFAGFSPDSLAQRITDCKSKIIITADEGLRGGKKVPLKKNVDAAVAKVNEKAGNVDWVVVVKHTGAAVDMDPARDFWYREAAEMVTNECPCEEMNAEDPLFILYTSGSTGTPKGVLHTTGGYLLFASMTHQYVFDYHEGDIYWCTADVGWVTGHSYILYGPLANGATTLMFEGVPNYPDNSRFWQVIDKHKVNIFYTAPTAIRALMQAGDEPVKKTSRASLRLMGSVGEPINPEAWEWYYHVVGDGRCPIVDTWWQTETGGILITPLPGATKLKPGSATRPFFGVVPEIVDADGKVLEGETSGNLCIAKSWPGQMRTVYGDHERFEQTYFSTYKNKYFTGDGCRRDADGYYWITGRVDDVINVSGHRMGTAEVESSLVAHDKVSEAAVVGYPHDIKGQGIYAYVTLMNGVEPTEELRKELVAWVRKDIGPIASPDLIQFAPGLPKTRSGKIMRRILRKIAEDEPSSLGDTSTLADPAVVDDLVEKRQNKKG, from the coding sequence ATGTCCGACAAGATTTATGACGTGCCGAGCGAATGGACCTCGCGGGCCTATCTCGACGACGCGAAGTACAAGGAGATGTATGCGCGCTCGATCAGCGACAGCGACGGTTTCTGGGCCGAACAGGCCAAGCGCCTCGACTGGACCCACGCGCCGACCAAGATCGAAAACACCTCCTACGCGCCGGGCAATATCTCGATCAAATGGTTCGAGGATGGCGTGCTCAACGCCGCCTATAACTGCATCGACCGCCATCTGCCGAAACGCGCCAACCAGACCGCGATCATCTGGGAAGGCGACGATCCGTCGCAATCGAAGCACATCACCTATCAGGAGCTGCATGACGAAGTGGCCAAGATGGCCAATGTGTTGCGCAACCGGAATGTCGGCAAAGGCGACCGCGTCACCATCTATCTGCCGATGATCCCCGAAGCCGCCTATGCGATGCTCGCTTGCGCACGTATCGGCGCGATCCATTCGGTGGTGTTCGCCGGTTTCTCGCCAGACTCGCTGGCGCAGCGCATCACCGATTGCAAATCCAAGATCATCATCACCGCCGATGAAGGCCTGCGCGGCGGCAAGAAAGTGCCGCTGAAGAAGAATGTCGATGCGGCCGTGGCCAAGGTCAACGAAAAGGCCGGCAATGTGGACTGGGTCGTGGTGGTGAAACACACCGGCGCTGCCGTCGATATGGATCCGGCACGCGACTTCTGGTACCGCGAAGCCGCCGAGATGGTCACCAACGAATGCCCTTGCGAGGAGATGAATGCGGAAGATCCGCTGTTCATCCTCTACACGTCAGGCTCCACCGGCACGCCGAAGGGCGTGCTGCACACCACCGGCGGCTATCTCCTGTTTGCGTCGATGACGCATCAATATGTGTTCGATTATCACGAGGGCGACATCTACTGGTGCACCGCCGACGTGGGCTGGGTCACCGGCCACAGCTATATCCTCTACGGGCCGCTCGCCAACGGCGCGACTACGCTGATGTTCGAAGGCGTGCCGAACTATCCGGATAATTCGCGCTTCTGGCAGGTGATCGACAAGCACAAGGTCAACATCTTCTACACTGCGCCGACTGCGATCCGCGCGCTGATGCAGGCCGGCGACGAACCGGTGAAGAAGACTTCACGTGCGAGCCTGCGCCTGATGGGTTCGGTGGGCGAGCCGATCAATCCGGAAGCGTGGGAATGGTACTACCATGTCGTCGGCGACGGCCGTTGCCCGATCGTCGATACCTGGTGGCAGACCGAAACCGGCGGCATCCTGATCACGCCGCTGCCCGGCGCAACCAAACTGAAGCCGGGCTCGGCGACGCGGCCGTTCTTCGGCGTGGTGCCCGAGATCGTCGATGCCGATGGCAAGGTGCTGGAGGGCGAGACCTCGGGCAATCTCTGCATCGCAAAGTCATGGCCGGGCCAGATGCGCACGGTCTATGGCGATCACGAGCGTTTCGAACAGACCTATTTCTCCACCTACAAGAACAAGTATTTTACGGGCGACGGCTGCCGCCGGGATGCCGACGGCTATTACTGGATCACCGGCCGCGTTGACGACGTGATCAACGTGTCGGGCCATCGCATGGGCACCGCGGAAGTGGAGTCGTCGCTGGTGGCGCATGACAAGGTGTCGGAAGCCGCCGTCGTCGGCTATCCCCACGACATCAAGGGGCAGGGCATCTACGCCTATGTGACGCTCATGAACGGCGTCGAGCCGACGGAAGAGCTGCGCAAGGAGCTGGTGGCCTGGGTCCGCAAGGATATCGGCCCGATCGCCTCGCCGGACCTGATCCAGTTCGCACCGGGCCTGCCGAAGACCCGCTCGGGCAAGATCATGCGGCGCATCCTGCGCAAGATCGCGGAAGATGAGCCGTCGTCGCTCGGCGACACCTCGACGCTGGCGGATCCGGCGGTGGTCGATGATCTCGTCGAGAAGCGGCAGAACAAGAAGGGATGA